In the Bacteroidota bacterium genome, AAAGATAACGCTGAGCAATTTTTGTGGTCAGTAAATTTCATTATTCATAATTCCTTGTTTCGCAACCGCTAAAGCTACAGCGAACGTGGTCAATATTCGATATTTTCGCGATAATATATATGCTGAACGGTCATAAACTGTGTTTTGCTATACCATAAACGAAAAATAATCAATACGTTAAACATAATATCAAAACTCAAATTATAACCAGCCAAAGTATAGGAATAAATTATGTTTTATTTACCCTTATTTTATTCTGAATAAATTCGTAAAGAAAATAAGCTACAAAAATAATATAAAACAAAGCACCACTTATAAATGCCCAAGCTTCATTGCTCATAAAATAAACCGAATAAACAATAAGTAAGGTATGAACAATAAAAATGTAAAACAAAATCCTTATGCTTCTGTTCATTTGCTTCAACTGAAAGTCATTCATTTTAACATCCTTCATGTATCTTTTAGACATTGAAAGCATTAAATTTTTTGAAGAAAAAACAGATATCCCTAGAATTGTGCAAAGAATAAGTTCAATAAAGGCAGGTTTTAATTTAAAAAAAACATCGTTATCAAGTAAAATGGAAACAACTCCAAACAAAGCAAGCAAAACAGTATCAGATAAAATAAATTTATCAATCCGCTTTTGTTTTATTAGTGTGTAAAAAAATTCAAGGATTCCAAAGATTACTGCAAGCACAACAGCTATACGAGTGTCCCATAATTCATCGGCAATAATGAATACAAAAAGAGGTAAAATACCCGGAAGTATTTTTTTTAATAATTCCTTTTTATTCATTGCAAAAGTCTAAATTATTTCCCATTCCATTATTTCGGAAATATAATCAGCAAGTTCTTTTGCGTTATAATTTTGCTGTTTTTCATTTGGATGCCAATTGGCACCATATCCAAATTTACCACTTGTTGTAAGTGAAAATTGATAAACATCATTGATACCCTTTGCTTTTGCAATTTGAATAGCTACATTAATATAGTTTTTGCAAATCTTTTTTGATTTAATTGGTTTTTGGGTTTCTACTTCATTTGGCCAGCCGTTACTAAGCATAGGACCATCAAGACATACGATTTTTGCATTGGGATTTTTTGAGTGAACCAATTGCAATAAGTTAAAATAATCATTTACAAATTTTGTAGAATCCGGCAATCCTAAAGCAAAATCATTTGTTCCAAGATTAATAACAACCACATCCGGCATCCATGTTGAAAAATCCCATCTACGTCCATGCTGTGAATAAATTCTTTTATACAATTCGAAAATATCTTGTTTCCATGCAGTATCATAATTTTGAGAAACACCCAAACCTGAATAGCAAACAGAAACAAATTCAGCATCCAATATTCGTGAAGAAACAGAAGCATAAGACTTGTCGCTATTTTCGGTTTTAGGTGAAAAAGACTCACTTGATTTTTTTCCTTCAACACCATATCCACAAGTAATTGAGTTACCTATAAATTCTATTCTTCTTTTCAATCTTATAGGAGGTGTTAAAATAATTTTCTCTTGTTCAATTAAAAAACCAAAAAACTCACACGTTCCACATGCAGCCTCAGTTCTTTTTACAATTTTAATAGTATGAGTACCTTCTTCTAAACTATCAGCAAGCGTATAAATACTATCTTTATTATTCACTTTCAACACATAAGGCTCTTGCTCATCAACATAAATATTGAAATAATTTTCATTATAAATTCCTGTATCAGGAGAATTATTTTTTAGCCACAATTTAATTGTTGAGCTATTAAATCGTGCAACAATTTGGCTTCCTGAAAGTGCAAAAACTGCTTTTATGGAATCTGAATAATTAAACCTTCCGGTAAATTGGATAAATGAATTATCTGCACTTATTATTTTATTAATTGGTGTCTGATATTCTCTAACATCTCTTAGGCAGGATGAAAAAGTAATTAATAATAGAGTAATAATTAAAAGTGGAAATTTGTGTGAAAATAATAAGCTATAAATCTTTTTCATAATTCTATCTTTTATTATTTAGTATAACGTATTTATATTTCTGCAATTTACAAAAAACTATTTTATTCTTGATTTGGCAAAATATCCCAATCTGCAAAGTTTTCAAAAATCACATTTGTTTTTGGTTCTGTTACCCAAAATTCATTTGAATTATAAGTCCATTCCATAGTTTTTGAACCACCACCACTCTCAGTAGTTATTAAATAACCATTAGAAAGATTTCCAAAACGCAATGCCTGATGCCTTGGTGATTTACTATCGCCACCACTGGGGTCAACAGGAATCCAGCCATAATTAGGGAGATAAATTTCTACCCATCTGTGATATACATCATCCATAGCTGTATAGTCCCCTCGAATAACTACAGAGCCAACATAACGAGCAGGCAAACCAGTAGCCCTGCACATTGAAATATAAACAAAAGCATATTCCGAACAAGAACCATTTCCCCGTGCAAGCACGGTTGGTGCTGTATTCCACCCTCCAGTCATTTCGTAATACATCCTTTCCATTAAATAATTATACATTTTTCTTGCAATCCAAAAAGGATTTTCTTCATCCCCAACAGATTCTTTTACAGCATTTTGTATTATTTCATTATCGAATTGATACTTGGAATTATTCTCAAGATATTTTTTTGTAATTTTTTTAGGAATATCTTCCAAAGAACCAACCATATCAGGAAAAATAAAATATCTTGTTTGAAATATTGTAGCTGTAGATTTCATTTGAAGCATTATACTTTTTCCTGCAGGAATATTCTCTAATTTAAAATGTGCAGTTTTTTGCCCCCATTTATCAACAACAAAATCAGTTGGTTCAGGCTTAAACTCAATATCTTTATCAATAGTTTGATTATCTCTATTTACAGGAATAGCCAAATGAACATCCACAGATTTCACTTTTCCGGGTCCGAAATTAGTTGTTTGATGTGTGAATGTTACTACTGCTTTATGTGCTTCAGTTTTTCTAAATTTTTCCTCATCTTTTTTTACAAGCTTAAATATTTTATTCGTTTGATGATCAACAGCCCAAAGATAATTACCGTCAGTAGTCAATCCTCGCACAAATTTTCCGGGAGCATCCGTTACAATTAGTACAATTCCACTTTGAGGGTCCAACATATAAATTTCATCTGTACTCCTATCGGAAATCCACAAATATTTACCATCAAAAGTAATTCCCCTTGGCTCGCCAGCAGGAGAGCTGAATGATTTTATTGTTGTTCCATCTTTAGGGTCAAATTGAATAACTATATTTTTTTGATTATCAACACACCAAAGATATTTTCCATCCCATGTAAGCCCTCTTGGTGCAGGAGTTGGTGATTTTATTGTATGCAATATCGTACCATCTTTCGGGTCAATTTTGTAAATGGTTCCATCATAATTTTCCGCAAGTGGAATGCCTCCTTTTACATCTGCATTCCAAAGAAATTCACCATCCCATGCCAATCCCATTGGCCAATATGCAGGAGATTTTATTGTTCTGATTATCTCTCCTGTTTCTTTATTTATACAAAATAATTTATCCTCCATCCTATCTGCAAGCCATAAGTTTTTTCCATCAAAAGTTAAGCCTGTTGGAAATGTTCCCGGGGTAGAAAAAGAAGAAAGGATTTTTCCCGGATAGCTCAATGTTTTATTCGCATTTACTAATAAGAATAATGTTAAAAAGAATAAAATGTATAGTTGCTTTTTCATAAAATTTATTTTAATCA is a window encoding:
- a CDS encoding septation protein IspZ; protein product: MNKKELLKKILPGILPLFVFIIADELWDTRIAVVLAVIFGILEFFYTLIKQKRIDKFILSDTVLLALFGVVSILLDNDVFFKLKPAFIELILCTILGISVFSSKNLMLSMSKRYMKDVKMNDFQLKQMNRSIRILFYIFIVHTLLIVYSVYFMSNEAWAFISGALFYIIFVAYFLYEFIQNKIRVNKT
- a CDS encoding SGNH/GDSL hydrolase family protein, with product MKKIYSLLFSHKFPLLIITLLLITFSSCLRDVREYQTPINKIISADNSFIQFTGRFNYSDSIKAVFALSGSQIVARFNSSTIKLWLKNNSPDTGIYNENYFNIYVDEQEPYVLKVNNKDSIYTLADSLEEGTHTIKIVKRTEAACGTCEFFGFLIEQEKIILTPPIRLKRRIEFIGNSITCGYGVEGKKSSESFSPKTENSDKSYASVSSRILDAEFVSVCYSGLGVSQNYDTAWKQDIFELYKRIYSQHGRRWDFSTWMPDVVVINLGTNDFALGLPDSTKFVNDYFNLLQLVHSKNPNAKIVCLDGPMLSNGWPNEVETQKPIKSKKICKNYINVAIQIAKAKGINDVYQFSLTTSGKFGYGANWHPNEKQQNYNAKELADYISEIMEWEII
- a CDS encoding transglutaminase domain-containing protein — translated: MKKQLYILFFLTLFLLVNANKTLSYPGKILSSFSTPGTFPTGLTFDGKNLWLADRMEDKLFCINKETGEIIRTIKSPAYWPMGLAWDGEFLWNADVKGGIPLAENYDGTIYKIDPKDGTILHTIKSPTPAPRGLTWDGKYLWCVDNQKNIVIQFDPKDGTTIKSFSSPAGEPRGITFDGKYLWISDRSTDEIYMLDPQSGIVLIVTDAPGKFVRGLTTDGNYLWAVDHQTNKIFKLVKKDEEKFRKTEAHKAVVTFTHQTTNFGPGKVKSVDVHLAIPVNRDNQTIDKDIEFKPEPTDFVVDKWGQKTAHFKLENIPAGKSIMLQMKSTATIFQTRYFIFPDMVGSLEDIPKKITKKYLENNSKYQFDNEIIQNAVKESVGDEENPFWIARKMYNYLMERMYYEMTGGWNTAPTVLARGNGSCSEYAFVYISMCRATGLPARYVGSVVIRGDYTAMDDVYHRWVEIYLPNYGWIPVDPSGGDSKSPRHQALRFGNLSNGYLITTESGGGSKTMEWTYNSNEFWVTEPKTNVIFENFADWDILPNQE